In a genomic window of Rhinolophus ferrumequinum isolate MPI-CBG mRhiFer1 chromosome 2, mRhiFer1_v1.p, whole genome shotgun sequence:
- the LOC117030970 gene encoding histidine-rich glycoprotein-like — protein MKACATALLLILSITLQYSCALSPTDCNATGPLAGKALDLINKGRQNGFLFQLLRVTAAHLDEVESATVYYLALDVKESDCPVQSRKYWDDCEPVLSRRPSEIVIGQCKVIATTHLNESQDLRVNDFNCTTSSVSSALANPKDSPVLFDYFEDTELYRKQADKALEKYKRKNDDFAFFRVDRVERVVRVRGEERTNYYMDFSVRNCSSHHFPRHANVFGFCRADLSYDVGTSDIESPKDIVINCEVFNLMEHRNISDVQAHLDHLPHSGGHEHSPAGKPSFKPKRSRDSHHPHKPHQLGCPPPLEDKNHADRPQFQSGAPPVLPPSRCHHPHFGTNGTHTPPHNHSSSEHHPHGHHPHDHHPHGHRPHGHHPHGYHPHGHNPHGYHPHGHHPHGYHPHGHRPHGHHPHGYHPHGHHPHGHHPHGYHPHGHHPHGYHPHGHHPHGQDFHDHGPCDPPPYSQSSQDHHRWGHGPPPRHSEERGPGKRHFPFKWRQIGYVYRLPPLKKGEVLPLPEANFPIFSLPNHNNPLKREIQPFPLSVSESCPGTFKSEFSQVLTFFAYTFPKKI, from the exons ATGAAGGCATGCGCTACAGCTCTGCTTTTGATCCTCTCGATCACGCTGCAGTATTCCTGCGCTTTGAGTCCCACAGATTGCAATGCTACTGGGCCCCTGGCTGGGAAAGCTCTAGATCTGATCAATAAAGGACGGCAGAATGGCTTCCTCTTCCAGTTGCTGCGGGTCACTGCTGCCCACTTGGACGAAGTG GAATCTGCAACTGTCTATTATTTAGCCTTAGATGTGAAAGAATCTGACTGTCCGGTCCAATCCAGGAAATACTGGGATGACTGTGAGCCAGTGCTTTCTAGACGTCCATCTGAAATA GTGATTGGACAATGTAAGGTAATAGCTACCACACATTTGAATGAATCTCAGGATCTTAGAGTGAATGACTTCAACTGCACCACAAGTTCTG TCTCTTCTGCACTGGCCAATCCTAAAGACAGCCCCGTACTCTTCGATTACTTTGAGGACACTGAGCTCTACAGAAAACAGGCAGACAAGGCCCTTGAGAAGTACAAAAGGAAGAATGATGACTTTGCCTTTTTCAGAGTGGACCGAGTGGAAAGAGTTGTAAGAGTG agaggagaggaaagaaccaATTACTACATGGACTTCTCTGTGAGGAACTGCTCCAGCCACCATTTTCCTCGGCACGCTAAT GTCTTTGGGTTCTGCAGAGCAGATTTGTCCTATGATGTAGGAACCTCTGACATAGAAAGTCCAAAAGATATTGTCATAAACTGTGAAGTCTTCAACCTTATG GAACATAGAAACATCAGTGATGTACAAGCCCATCTGGACCATCTACCCCACTCTGGTGGGCATGAGCATTCTCCTGCTGGCAAGCCTTCATTTAAGCCCAAGAGATCCAGAGATTCCCACCATCCTCACAAGCCACATCAACTTGGATGCCCACCTCCTCTAGAAGACAAAAATCACGCAGACAGGCCACAGTTTCAATCAGGAGCTCCTCCAGTGTTGCCCCCTTCAAGATGTCATCACCCCCATTTTGGCACCAATGGCACCCATACACCCCCTCATAATCATAGTTCCAGTGAGCACCATCCCCATGGACACCATCCTCATGACCATCATCCCCATGGACACCGTCCCCATGGACACCATCCCCATGGATACCATCCCCATGGACACAATCCCCATGGATACCATCCCCATGGACACCATCCCCATGGATACCATCCCCATGGACACCGTCCCCATGGACACCATCCCCATGGATACCATCCCCATGGACACCATCCCCATGGACACCATCCCCATGGATACCATCCCCATGGACACCATCCCCATGGATACCATCCCCATGGACACCATCCCCATGGCCAGGATTTCCATGACCATGGACCCTGTGACCCACCACCCTATAGCCAAAGTTCCCAAGATCACCATCGCTGGGGCCATGGCCCACCACCAAGGCACTCAGAAGAAAGAGGTCCAGGTAAACGACACTTTCCCTTCAAATGGAGACAAATTGGATATGTTTACCGACTCCCTCCACTAAAGAAAGGTGAAGTTCTTCCTCTTCCCGAAGCCAATTTTCCCATCTTCTCATTGCCAAATCACAACAATCCTCTAAAGCGAGAAATTCAGCCCTTCCCTCTATCAGTGTCTGAATCATGTCCAGGGACGTTCAAGAGTGAGTTTTCACAAGTCTTGACGTTTTTTGCATatacatttccaaagaaaatctGA